Part of the Besnoitia besnoiti strain Bb-Ger1 chromosome Unknown contig00015, whole genome shotgun sequence genome is shown below.
TGCCGCACTGCAGCCGCCATCTTCGTCTGTGGCTCTCGGGAGGTTGCTCCTTCTCTACCCGCCTGAGAAGCTTActggcggagaaggcgatgGAGCTGCGCAGAAACAGGCAAAGCGGCGCACAGATGCCTACCTGCCTCTGCTCCTGTCGCTGGTCAATCCAAGCATGTGGCCTCCCGTCAATGTCGCCGTGTGCCTGCGGGTGAGAAGCGCTGTCGCCATGGAGACGCAGCCCTGTTTGGAGAGTCTTCTCCACGCGTGGCTGAGGCGAGCCTGCGCTTTCCGGTTTGCACCTTGTCTCGCTGTCCTGCGCACCTCCCTCGGCAGCTTCCGCGAGGAGCCTGCGCCGTCccgagctgcagccgccgccccggGGCGACCTGTCGGCTGCTGGGCTTGCTGCTCTCCGGGACTGAAAAGGCCGCACTTCACGGCGTTTTCTGCCGGGCTGTATCCGAAGGCGACGATCGTCTCCTCTTTGGAGGATTGCTGTCTCCTGCTCTTTTGGCGAGTGCCCTCCCCACCCGTGGCGTGAGGTCTTGTGCGCCCGTGCCTTGTGTGTCCCTGCTGTTGCCGTgattttttcttttttccccGTCGAGTGGTTGCTCCCcccggtcgccgcgcctggagaCGGCGTCCCGCTATGCCTCCACTTCTTCTTTTTTATCGCTGCATCTCTACTGTGTCTGCGTTCCCTGTGTGGACCTCAGCGCTTCTCACAGGACGACTTTCTGCACTACAAGCTGCACCTTGCCCTCCTGCAGTCGGATCAGGCCctggagccgcaggcggctttgtctgcctcgcttcTCGAGCTGGCTGAAAAGTTTCGCCAACGGGGCGCAGCGTACTTTGACAGCTCTCTGTCGGACGGCTCCAGACTGGGTCGCGTGTACGTCAACGCTGGATACCCGATGATGCTtgctgcctgcggctgcttctTTGAAGCGGTCACGTGGCTGATGGAGAATACGCgcgttctccgccgcgcggcgcttctcctccttctccttctgcgtgagtgtggcgcggctcgccaccCGCAGTTGAAGAAACTCGACCCGGCAGTCCCCATCTTCGAAGACGTCGCGGACCGTGGAGCAGCGGAACCTTCCGCGGCCTTCAGCCGCCTTGTcgagcgcggcctcgaggatAGCAGTGTGCTGGCAAAGATCGTCGTCATGACGGTGAGAGGCATCGAGAGAGTCGCTCGAGGGACTTCTGCGGGGCGTCGTGGAAACAGCCGTGGTGCATTTGAaaggcgcgccttcgcgcttctccggGGGGCGGAGCTTGTCGGGAGCCGGTGAGAAGGTGACGTCGTCGATTTTCGGTGGCCTGTTGCCTTTGCTTTTTCGCCCGCTCTTGAgccgctccttcgccgctcgccacgGGGCCCGCTGTGTCGCTGCCTTCGTGTCGAGTGGGTCGCTTccacctgcgccgcccgctctGTGAGCGTCGCTTGAGCTCTTTTTTCGTTgggtctgcggccgcggcggtcggcCTCAGGTTGCGCACGATGTCGCTGCTGAACGTTTTTCTCAGGTCCTTCCGCGGCAGCTGTGGAGTCACTTGAGCCGCTCCCTGGTATCACACCACTTTGCCCTGctctcgtctccgctcgcgctcggctcgctgtcctgcgacgaagacgcgatTCTTCCGGGCCTGCTcagcggcgtcctcggcgccgcgtcgaggcccGCGCCAGGAAGCCAGTTGCACGCCGCTGGCGaactcggcgccgcggggagtTTGGCTCTCGATCGGAGCCGACAGCGGCTGCTTTCCCGCCTCTACGCTGACATCAGAGAcgaaggcagaagaagaagagcccTTACCGAggccttcgtcgctgcgTGGCTTCTGTCTGACTTCCGCTCCTGCGAGGGTAAGCGAGCCCcgccgagagacgccgctgcctgcgcacgcAAAAGGAAAGGAGGAACTGGGCtgctcttcctctgcttGGCTCCTGCTCAGCTTTGCGGGAAACCGacacgcagctgcctgccgcGGGGATGCCGCGCTTGCATGCGGTGCCAGAAAGGAAGCGCCCCGACACCGACGCAgcgtataaatatatatatatatatatatatatatgtacgtgtGTGCGCATTCATACACAAATGCATACTCAAGTGTGTATATTAAGATGCAGGTATACTAGTCCACCGACGCGGAAATGAAGCTTGTGTGTCTTGTCTGGGCGCGCCAGAGATCCTTGCCGATGCTCTCGAGGGGGATGTCTTTTCGAACTTTCATTGCCCGCCGGACGACACCGACAGCAGGCGAGCAAagttcttcctcgccgcgtaTCCGCTTCTGCAGGTGAGAAGGCCGGGCGCTGTAGCGTAGCTGCAAGAACGTGGAATCGCGAATTGCGGAGTGTGCTCGACCGCAGAGTCTTTCCACGCGACGCATGCCGCAACTACGGGGGCTGTTCTTCGCGTTCCTTATACCCTAGACGTGCATGCAAAACGCGGTGCCTTGCGCGTGCCTGCGTGGTTTTGCGCACTCCGCGAAACCCTAAAAGGTGGCCTGAGCTGTGAAAAGTGCGTCTGTGTCATTTCCCGTGcagcgccgtctgccgcagcgaggcaTCGAAGACCTCGGCCCGGcgtggctgcatgcgcggatAATGTGGCGTGCGCGCCAAGGCGAGTTCCGCGCGGCTCTAGCTTTGTTCGTTGACCTCAGCCGGTCGTCGCAGCCGTAAGATCGCAGCAAATCGTTAGCGATtctggcgaagaagagctcgAGGGTTGATTTCTGGCAAAAAAAAGTGTTGGCTGCGCCTTTTCCGGGAGGTCGCTCGCACTCGATTGCACCGCCTTGCTGCCACATTTGCCTCCTTACATTCCAGGCACTCGTGGGATTTTCTTCGGGCGCAGGACGTGCGCGACTTTGTGTGCGCGTGCTGCTTGTCATCCGTAGCCCCCGTCCTCGCGGGTCATCATCCGCGATTCCCTACTCTGTGCTTCGGGGTCCTCGCAGGCCGCTCGTGTTGCCGCCCAGCGAAGGCGTTTCCTGGATGGATGGAGGCCTTCGCagagcagccgccgcccgcgtcgcgcgcttgGTCGACTGCGTCGCCTACCTGCTCGTTCGCCTAATCGAGAGAGGAGCACCCGTAAGTGGGCGTGAGCTCGTGGCTCCGCCGTGTCCGGGCTCCGTCCGCGAATGCTCTGATTGTTTCCGCGTGGATCACAGTGTCAGATATAAAGCAACGCGCGCGCTCTGGTGCatctgcgtcctcgtcgtgTGTGAGGCGGGCACTCGCGCGATTCGGGCGCGGAAGCCGATTGGAAATTGGCCTGAGAGACCAAGTATGCGTGTAGAGGGgaggggcctgcggcgaaggGACGCCACGCAGCCAGTCGCGCGTTTGTAGCTGTTGCTGTCGCGCTTTGTGCGTGGAGAGGGAGTTCCGCTCATGTCCTTTGGTGGAGCCGCTGCGTGAGAGCTGGTTTTCAGGTCGCCTTCTGAGGCATCTGAAAAGCTGCACGGCGTGCCAAGGCCTTGGATGCACCGCGGCGTTGCCTTCCCTGGGCACTGCTTGTTTCTCTTGTCTGCTCGGCTTcggctctgcgtcggcgaggcgcaaGGGTCGCGCCGGTTAGTTGGCCTCTCGGGCCCCATCGAGCGCCTCCCTCTGAGTGCATGTGCCGCGAGCCCCCAAAGAGCCTTCTGTGTCTCGACGCTCAGCCTCACCCGTCTCTCCAGTTGCAGTCTTGGCTGTGTGGTGCGCGGTGTCGCTTTGCTCAGCTCCCAAGCCTCGTTTCCCGCGAGGTCCTGACCGAGCTGCAGGAAACCTCCATGAagctgccgccctccgccaCACGCAGGCTGCACCAGACTCGAGCCACGCTCTAtgagctcctgcgccgctACGCAAACTCTCAGTCCCCGCCGCCGATTCTCTGAAAggtctcctccgcgacctGGTGCCGCCGCAAAACTGGGACAAGGCAAGGGAGACAGACTGGCTTTAGCTTATGAGGATTGTCTGAACTGTGCCACGAGCGTGGCGTCGCTTCGAGTGGAGTGGGTACAGTGTGCGTCGTCTGACCGCGCACTGCCGGGTGCAGGACTGCTCACGAGACTGAAATTTGTTTTATCTGGATGCCGCACGACTGGCGTGGACTGGGAGGGGACGAGCTCTGATGTGTGTTGCATCTTGGCAGTTGTCGCTTTAGCCGCTCCACCGATCGCAATCTTGTGAAATCGCATTCTCTGTTCGCTTGAGCCAGCGAGTCGGCGCCCGCTGATGGAGGCCCGGAgttccgcgcctcgcagctttACGGCTTAGGGTTCGCAACTCGCGCGTCGACTGCAGCGCCACTCTCGCCCGttgggcgcctgcggcagacgcgttCGAGCTTTGAGTTCAGGCCTATTGCTcaggcgtgcgccgcggtTAGGCGAGAATTCACGAGCTTTCTGTAGGGACAGGCGGCAATGCAGTTTGTTCGTTTCCGGCGGTGGTTAATTGTGTGCAGGCAACAAGACACCTCTCGCCGCGAATGTCCACGTTGAATACTGATTTAGagcgctcctgcggcgcgtgcagcCATCTTTGATAGATTCGCCTACTGTATCGACTCCCTTTCGAAATCTGGTCTCGCGAAACGAGGTCACGACATCCTTCCAGCTGAACGTCGCCAGCCGGGGATCTCGTCACACATCCGGGATCTCCGCCGTGGTCGCTACTTTTTATCGTTTGTACTGCCCTCGTCTTTTCGCCTCTCGGCTTCCCTAGCTGTCTGCTTCAGAGAAAGACTCCCGCCGAGGCTGATGCGTGGCTCGCTACTGGTGACTTGTAGAGTGTTTCAGGTAAAAGTGACGCAAGCGCCATCAGTCCAGCGGCTGGCGCGGTTGTCGAACGAACTGCCCGCCCCCGAAAGCAAATAGCAGGGACACAGGCAACACGCATACACTGCGATGGAGGGTGTGACACACATCTCCGTGGCGTGCCTTCGCCTCAAACGAAAAAACGGCGGACAAAACGGACTGAGGACAAAACGGGAACGAATAGACGGTCCTCGGTCGCACGAACCCaaacagctgcagcgccttcgctctcgcctaCACATGCACGCGCATATTCACTCTCACCCTGTAATAAGACATCCTGGAgactccgcgccggccggTGAACAAGAAGCGGACGCAAAGGCACGCGAGGCCGTGGACGACGACGGAGTGCGCGTGGCGGCAAGTCgatgcgcgcgaaggcgagacgacCGCAAGCGCGGCAGATGCCAAGGATATATGCATAAAAATGGCGGAGAGCTCTTttcgtccgcgtcttcgctgcacacgcgggCAGCCGAAAAGGCTAGACGCCAGTTTGGCGCAACGACACCACGCGAAAACCGGGAAGTGCCTGCATCTCTATAAAaccagccgctgctgcctgagCTGGGCTACCACGCTAGAAACAGCACCAACGCGGAAGATGCGCCACGAAAAAAAGCTGCAGAAGACAGAGGGCGTGCACGTTAAAagtctccgtcgtcgtcttcgtctgcgtctctccttttcttccgcaGGTCATTTTCGTGTAGTGTAACCGCCATCTGAAGAGAGTACACACGCAAACAGTACAAAGCCATGCTCAGAAGAATCCTCTATCACCTCCCCACTTGAAGCGTTGTCCGCCACTGCGAATCGCCCCTGTCGACGTACTAAGCATACACGCGCAGGCAGCTCCACGCGGGGTGGGATAAACGTGACaacgcgacgaggcgcggcgcgcctcggaaTGCGGACAAAACTCGGTGACGCACGAAAGGGCACGCAAAAAACCATCAAATATACAGTCAAAAGGAAAAAGAGGCCTGTCGCTTTTCTCCTGATGTCGCCGCATCCCCCCTCACACACGCTCACACACACCGCCTTGTGGCGTTCCTACCGCGGCACGTCCGCGGGGGCACGCCCAGCAGACGTTCCCCCAAGCCCGGCGCGCTCTGCCTCAGCAAAGCGATCTCTTCGCCCGCTTCAGCGCGGGAGCTTACCAAGCTGTTGACGATGAGGAAGGTGAGGGAGACTGCGAACTGCAGGAAGAAAGTCTGGGGAAACAGCGTACGAAAAAGCGGCACGATCGACACGCATGAGAGTAACACAGAACATGAACTCTACAACCTACTCTGTAGCTGTGGTGCGCCGCTTCCAGAGCCTCTGAACACCGTCAGCGACCCGCAGCCGGACGCCTTGAGCTGCCTGGACTATCTCGTCATCACCTTCACGACATCCACAGACTTCTGCACGGAGTAGTCGAAACGAGGCACGCGTCCCCCTGAAGATATACGCGGGACCAGCCGCTGTGAGAAGGcaggccttcctcctctcagTCTCACCGCTGTTGCTATTCCGTTGACAACTTCTCTCGCGCAACTCACCTTCCAGGGCATCGCCGCCAGAACGTCGAGCCAGGAAcgcggcacgcagaggccCTGAAAAACGCCGGAAGCCCAAACGCACTCTGCCACAGAAAGTCAGCACGAAAAACGGCaaagacgcgccgcagagcggcagCAAGCAGTAGCCAGTCGCTCAGAAAAGATCCCACGACGGGAGAACCGCGGAGCTCTGAAGGTCTGAAGCGAATGACACCAAAAAATAGATCTTCCGTGTGCAGCTTGCGCGCGGAAGATTTCTTCCGCCTCAGTCGAAACAGTGAGTTGCTTCGCAAGTGTTTCCACCGATATCTCTGCGCCGAAAGCACATCCGGCGaactgcggcgcgaggactCGAGATacgagcgagacgcggctgCCCTACAGACCGGCGAAATCATCCCCAGCTGCGGAACTCAACAATCGTCCTTCGTTTTGACGTTCGCTGAGCGACAGCCTGATTCTTCCTTCGTCAGTGTACGACGACAGAAATCCGTTcatctcccccccccccctcccttccAGGGCAGCGATTGTGGAGAcacagcggagacgagccTCTGTCAAGAAAGGGGGGCGAGAGGACTATCGAATGCCTATTTTCTGCGAGTACCTCCAAGTTTGACTGGCAGCGCTGGACGAGCGCCAGCTGAGAGAAAGGCGTGACGGCTGTGCTCAAcaccgctgcaggcgccgggTGGAAAGGCAGGGAACACAGAAAGAAATCAAAACACAAAAGAGCGAaccgacgcaggcgcgtcgcgaaGGAGGGCCCCGAGCAGCACCAAATGACTGCGAGTAAGCGTGCCTTCCGCTTGCGTGCTAATCTCCGTATGTTCCGCTCCCGCGTTCATCGAAGCATTGCGGCAACGAAACCACATTTGGCTCTCAGAAAAACGCCTGTCTTTGCGCGCatccttctctgcgcgcgaaTGACGGCGAGTATGGCGCGTGTGAAAGCTTGAATCTACGCACACTATCGCATTCTACGTCACGTAGTCACTCGACACGAGcgaaggacgacgcgcgccttGGAACTCACACATAGATCGCCTCGTACGATGCAGACAAGAAGACACCCGAGGTCTCTAGGCGTGTCGCGCAGCCTCTAGTCTTGCGTTAGCCTTGCAACCTGAattctgcctcttctgcagccgcgcacggCCTCCACCGCGAGCTTCAGtcgagccggcggcgccacgcCCGTCCGCGTTTCTGCTCCctgcgcttccgcgccgcttACCCGCGAAGCACGCCCGCATGGTGTACAGTTCGACTTGGTGCAGACTGTCGTCGACCAGACCTGCCTTGCTGTGGCGCGCGTGCTCCAGGCtcgagctcgccgcgcgctgcatgccTCCTCCaggggcctgcgcggcgcccgcggccccgGCGCCTGCCCTCGCGTGTCGCCAGAAAGTCCACCTCGGGTCGTCGCGCACGGAGAAGGCGTCGCTGTGGTCAGTGGAGAGCCGCGAAGCCCTGTGCTGAAGCCCGACACTGCCGTCGAGGAACGACCGCGGCTGCGGGATGTGACGGCTCTGCGTGGCGAAGGATGCCTGCGTGGCTGattcgcgcctctcgccgtcgaaGGGAAACGCGCTCTCCACctccctgcggccgcgggcgctgaaCTGGTGGAGCGGCGCGTTCCCCTCcaggggcgacgccgcactcgacgacgacgcgtcgcctccttcccggctccgcgccgccgcagcggcctcgctcgcgccgattcctcctccctcgtcgccgagggcgaagcagctctgctgcctctcccgaTTCGAcgtctgcagcaggcccCCGTCGCGGCCGGAGAGGAAGCCGGGTTCTgtcgcgcgagcgaagaaggctcctctgtcgctgcgcccgctctcgcgcccgcgcaggaACCTGCCTCTTTCTCCATCCTTTTCGAAGGCGTCGggaaggcctccgcgcggcccagcccccgcgggcgcgcccgcgtcgccctctcgcccGTCCGCGCCGGAAAGGTCCTCCGTCCAGAGGCTCgagtcgccgctgtcgccgctgtcgccgctgtcgccgctggtGCGCCGgtcgaggagagacgcggagaaggcccGGTCGGCCGCGCGAtccttctctcgctcgccgcgtccaCGGATCTCCTGCGGCGACAGATCCGCGATGAAGAGGCGCATCAGGGCCTGCACGCTGTCGTCGACGCACCGCGACAAGAGGAACGGGAGCAGGCCGCCGTAGAAgcctgcgacgccgtcggcggcgaaggTGAGTCGCACCATCTGCGCCATTGTCATGTGCAGGTACTTGGGGTTCAGAAAGGagacggcgcccgcgagcgacgccggaagcgacgcggcgagcgaagcCAGAAactgcgaaggcggcggagcgtACGGCGCGCCCTCAGCCACCACCATGCGCGTCGCCACGGTCAGCAGCGGATACACGGCGCACTCCGTCAGCAGCTGAGACGCCGAGCAGACCGCAGCCACAGGCCACCAACAGCCGCAGTGCAGTTTTGTTTGCCGCGACCGGGCCCGTGGGAGCCGGTCGCGCCACACAGAACGTGCAGAAAGCAGGAATCCCTCTCCTTCCTAGTATTCTACTTTAAAGTGTATTTAGTCTGTTTTTTGAGATAAAAAAACTGCCCGTCGCTGAGCAGCTGGTGACAGACAGGAAGCTGAAAACCAGACCCTTGTGCGCAACCGCGAAGAGCAGGCCGGTTGACAAAGACGAGGGGATGCGCAAACAAAaacctccgccgcgcggcctcaccCTCCAAACGTCTCCCGCAACACGAGACTACGTTCTCCCCGCCCccttctccccccccccccacccctcCTGAGATCTGTTTGCTGCCAATCCGGGTCTCATCTCTTCGCGTTGCTCGcaacgccgcgcgcgcgacacaaAGGCATGCGCGCCACAAGGTCGCCATCTGCAGGTATTCAAGCATGCCTGTCTCGCTTTCTGGTCGCctcatccccccccccctccccctgtATCAAGCTTACCTTGAGGATGAACGGCGCCGCATCTTTTCCGCGCGTGTCAGGCCTcagacgcggcgccagctCGACGCAATCAATCTCCTGGCATGCACGAGCTGTAtcgtcgcccgcgaggcaGGTTTCTGCGGCTTGGTCTGCGCCATCCTgggcggctcgcctctcgcgagGCCGCTCCCGCAGTCtgaagggcgacggcggccgctccGGCAGCGGGACTAAATTGGCAGAGGGgagcggctccgcgccgtcTAGGGCAGAGCGCGTGAGGCTGGCAATGTCAGACGCGACTTCGGCAGCCTGTTCCTGCGGGTCTCGCAGACTGTCAACCTCCAGAGCGGCCTCATCGACTTCGCTAAGGACCGCGCCGACGCACCGCAGATCGGAATCcgtcgcagagggcgagaggcggccacgcgcggcgacgccccgGCGCCAGAGGAACGACGGGATAAGCAGGGAAAACGCGACTGTAGACAGCGGGGGGCaaggcacacgcagagagctTGAGGCCACGCAAAACCCCCCAAGAGAAGCAAATCGATCGCGCCACCCaagcgcgcacgccgctgaCCGCGCAGCGACGTGAACGCGGGGGCGCCGAAAAGCAAATGGAAAGCGGGCGACGAGTCACGCAGCGTAGGCGTCTGACACAGAAGGCGCTACAAGGAACCACTCTGCGCGGAAAGCGGAGACAAAACG
Proteins encoded:
- a CDS encoding uncharacterized protein (encoded by transcript BESB_027160); translated protein: MAPAPSRLAAGGGRDESPQLRISLTGLFFLTYPLYTIRSRTLCAPYLVPVPYVNFPPPRRDSYLLPGYQEGGSQEDSSAYVCRILRRPLLAQCAVATFGTLDVFRFTAAALKTVYGAEGFLGLFRGIVPATLHIVARDVVSFVLLRHCLGFTVAVYRAVLDGTSVAFSLLIPSFLWRRGVAARGRLSPSATDSDLRCVGAVLSEVDEAALEVDSLRDPQEQAAEVASDIASLTRSALDGAEPLPSANLVPLPERPPSPFRLRERPRERRAAQDGADQAAETCLAGDDTARACQEIDCVELAPRLRPDTRGKDAAPFILKLLTECAVYPLLTVATRMVVAEGAPYAPPPSQFLASLAASLPASLAGAVSFLNPKYLHMTMAQMVRLTFAADGVAGFYGGLLPFLLSRCVDDSVQALMRLFIADLSPQEIRGRGEREKDRAADRAFSASLLDRRTSGDSGDSGDSGDSSLWTEDLSGADGREGDAGAPAGAGPRGGLPDAFEKDGERGRFLRGRESGRSDRGAFFARATEPGFLSGRDGGLLQTSNRERQQSCFALGDEGGGIGASEAAAAARSREGGDASSSSAASPLEGNAPLHQFSARGRREVESAFPFDGERRESATQASFATQSRHIPQPRSFLDGSVGLQHRASRLSTDHSDAFSVRDDPRWTFWRHARAGAGAAGAAQAPGGGMQRAASSSLEHARHSKAGLVDDSLHQVELYTMRACFAAVLSTAVTPFSQLALVQRCQSNLEGLCVPRSWLDVLAAMPWKTFFLQFAVSLTFLIVNSLMAVTLHENDLRKKRRDADEDDDGDF